The Tenebrio molitor chromosome 3, icTenMoli1.1, whole genome shotgun sequence genome contains a region encoding:
- the Gpa2 gene encoding thyrostimulin alpha-2 subunit, whose product MLACWLLFTVLSLSDAFMVTTVNARDAWQKPGCHKVGHTRKISIPECVEFHMTTNACRGFCESWAVPSGPKATPTQPVTSVGQCCNIMETEPVEARVLCVDGVRTLTFKSAVSCSCYHCKKD is encoded by the exons ATGCTGGCATGCTGGTTGCTGTTTACTGTCCTGTCATTATCCGATGCTTTTATGGTAACCACTGTAAATGCCAGAGATGCTTGGCAGAAACCCGGTTGTCATAAAGTCG GACACACCAGGAAAATTAGCATCCCCGAATGTGTCGAATTTCATATGACGACAAACGCCTGTCGAGGATTTTGCGAAAGCTGGGCCGTACCGTCAGGTCCCAAAGCCACACCAACGCAACCTGTTACGTCTGTCGGACAATGTTGTAATATAATGGAAACAGAACCTGTTGAAGCTCGGGTTTTATGCGTGGATGGTGTGCGAACGCTAACTTTTAAATCCGCCGTTAGCTGTTCTTGTTATCATTGTAAGAAGGATTAA